CCGAGAACTCCATGACCGAGAGCCGGTCCAGGGGGAGGTGGACCCTGTGCGCCCATTCCCCCTCGGGCGTGCCCACCGCGACCCAGACGGTTCCGGCGGGCTTTTCCGGACTCCCCCCGCCGGGGCCCGCCACGCCGGTGGTCGCCGCCGCGCAGGCGGCGCCGAAGCGCGCCCGGACCCCCCGCGCCATGGCGCGCGCTGTTTCCTCGCTCACGGCGCCAGACCGTTGAAGAATCTCCGGCGCCACTCCCAGGAGCGAGGATTTGGCCTCGTTGTCGTAGGCCGTGACCGAGCCGAGAAAGTACCGGGAGGCGCCGGCCACGGAAACGACCTTGTGGGCCAGGAGGCCCCCGGTGCAGGACTCGGCCGCCGCCAGGGTCCAGCCGCGTCGGAGCAGGGCTTCCCCGAGGGCCGCCTCCAGGGAGGTCCCGTCCAGGCTCACGAGGTGGCCCTTCCACCCCGCGGCGAAGGCGCGCCGCGCCTCTTCCTCCAGGTCCGCCGCCGATTCGGCGGGAGGGGAGGTGATCGTCAGCGTGACCCGGAGGATCCCCAGGTGGGGGAGGATGGACACGGAGACCCCGCGCCTGCCATACCAAGGCGACAGGACCGGCTCCGCCGACGCTTCGGGAAGTCCCGCCAGGACGGCCCGTACGGTCCGCACTTCGGGCTGCTCCGGGAACGCCTCCCTCAGTCTCGGAAGGACGCCGCCTTCCAGCATCTCCCGAAACTCGGCCGGCACGCCGGGAAGCAGGATGAGGTGTGCCTTGCCGCGCCTCAGACAACATCCGCAGGCCAGCCCCCGGGGGTTGGGGATCGCTTCGGAGCCCTCGACGACGAGGGCCTGGCGGCGGTTCACCGCGTCCAGCGCCCGGCCGCGGGAGGCGAGCCGGCGGGTGAGTTCCTCCGCCCAGGCCCCGTCCTCCACGATTCCGACGCCGAGGGCCCGTGCGGCCCCCTCCCTCGTGAGGTCGTCCCCGGTGGGTCCGAGGCCCCCAGAGGCGAGGACCACGTCGCAGGTCTCGAGGGCCCCGCTCAGGGCCGAGGCGATGGCTTCCACCCGGTCCTCCACGCGCGAAACGAGGCCGATGTCAAACCCCGCTTCTTTCAGGCGCGCGGCGGCGAGGACCCCGTTGGAATCCCCTCGAGCGGGATCCGTCATCTCCGATCCGATGGCGAAGAAGGCGGCCGTGGGCATGGGACGTCTCCGGGCGGCTCCGGCTTCAGCCGCCCGCCGGCGCGGCCTCCAGGTAGTCTCCGTGTCCGTTGGACTCGAGGAGTTCCGCCAGGGCGTCCATGACACGCTCCGACAGCTCCTCGGGCTTGAGGCGGGCGAGCCCGGTCAAGGGCTTGCCCACGTAGAGGGTCACCCGGCCGGGTTTGGGGATCGTCCGCCCCACCGGATAGGCCTCCCGGGTTCCCGCGATGGCCACGGGGAGAATGGGGACCTGGGCGCGGACCGCGAGCAGGCCGAGGCCCGGCTGTCCGGGGAGCAGTTTCCCGGTGCCCGATCGCCGGCCCTCGGGGAAGATGGCCACGACCCTCCCCCCCTTCAGGAGGGAAAGGGCCTTCTTGATGGGGGCCAGCTGAAAGGCCGCGCCGGCCTGCACCGGGATCACATCCATGAGCCGGGAGAAGAGGTGGACCACGGGCTTGCGGAACTGCTCCTCGGCCATGATGAACCAGAGGCGCCGTCTGAGAAACGCTCCCAGGACCAGGGGGTCCACGAAGGAGGCGTGGTTGGCGGCGACGAGGACGCCTCCCTGGGCCGGAAGATTCTCGCCGCCGATGACCCGGACCCGAAAGTAGGGACGGAGAAGGGTGCCGAAGGCCCCCTTGGCGGTGGCGTAGGCGGCGGCTTTCAGGGCTTGCTTCAGGTTCATGTTCTGCGGTCGCTCCGGACCTCGTAGCCTATCCCAGGCCGGGCCCCTTGGCAAGGCCGGTCGCCCTCCGTCCCAAAACGGTCCCAGGGCCGTGTAGAATGCCGGTGGCGGCGTACCGTGTGCGGCATCTGCGGAGAGGTGGCCTTCGGAGGCGGAGCGGACCCCGAGCGGGTCCGGGCCATGGCGCGCGCCCTGGGACACCGGGGCCCCGACGGCGAAGGGCTCTGGTCCTCCCCCGACGCGGCCCTGGGCCACCGGCGCCTGGCCATCATCGACCTCTCCGACGCCGCCTCCCAGCCCATGGCCAGCCCCGACGGCCGGTACCGCATCGTGTTCAACGGGGAGATTTACAACTTCCTGGACGTGCGGGCCGAACTGGAATCGCTCGGGGAGCGCTTTTCCACCCGGTCGGACACGGAAGTCCTCCTCCGGGCGCTCACCGTGTGGGGCCTTCCCGGCCTGGCCAAGATCAACGGCATGTGGGGCTTCGCCCTCTGGGACGCGCGGGAGCGCACCCTTCTCTTGAGCCGGGACCGCGTGGGCGTGAAACCCCTCTACTGGGTCCGGACGCCCCGGGGCATCGCCTTCGCCTCCGAGATCCCGCCCCTGCTCCTTCATCCGGCCGTGGGCCGCGAGATCCATCCGGCGGCCCTGGCCGAGCAGGTGGCCTGCCGGTACGTCCTCGCCCCGCGGACCCTTCTGAAGGACGTGAAGAAGCTCCCCCCCGGACACATCCTCTCCATCTCCGAGGGGGGCGTCCGCCTCTTCCCGTATTGGCGGCTTCCCCTGGAGCCCCCGGAAGGGACGACACCCCTCCGGGAGGAAGAGGCTGTCACCCGCTTCGGAGATTGCTTCGAGGCCTCGGTCCGGCGCCAGCTCATCGCCGACGTTCCCGTGGGGGTCCTGCTTTCCGGGGGGGTGGACTCCTCTGCCCTGGCCGCGGCCGTGAGGCGTTGCGGCCAGGAGAAGCTGTCTACGTTCACGGTGGCCTTCGCCGGCAAGGGCGCCTACGACGAGCGGCTGTGGGCCCGCGCCGTCGCCACCACCCTCCGCGCCGACCACCACGAACTCGTCATCACCCCCGAGGCCTTCGCCGAGAGCCTGGAGGGCGTGCTCGCGCGGCTGGACGATCCCGTGGCCGACTCCGCCGTCCTGCCGCTGTACCACGTGTGCGCCCTCGCCTCCCGCCACGTGAAGGTCCTCCTGTCGGGCCAGGGGGCCGACGAGATCCTCGGGGGATACCACCTGGAGCGGGTCCTCAAGCAGATCCGGGCCATCGTCCTGCTGAGGGGGATCCCCGGCGCCCGCCACGCGGCGCGGGCCATCGCCCGGCGCGACCCCAAGCGTGCGTATCTCCTTCGTTGGGAAGAACTGCGCAGCGCGTCCCCGGGGCAGATCCCCGGCCGCATCCGCTACGACCTCACCCTCCCCCTGGGGGAGGCGCGGGTGCGAAGCCTTCTGATCGATCCGCCCCCTCCGCCGTACGACCGGACCCTCGACGCCTTCTACATGGAGGTCCCGTCCCACCGGGGCCCTCTGGACGCCATGCTCTCGGTCCTCGTGAAGGGGTGGCTCGCCGACAACCTCCTCAACCATTCGGACCGCATGTCCATGGCCCACTCCCTGGAGATGCGCGTCCCGTTCCTGGACGGGCCCCTGGTGGATTTCGCCTTCGCCCTCCCCGAATCCATGAAAGTCCGCGGCTCGGTCACCAAGCACGTCCTCAAGCGCTACGCCGTGGAGGCGGGGGTGCCCCGTCACGTGGCCTACCGGCGGAAGAAGGGCTTTCCCGTCCCCTGGGGAGCCTGGGTGCGAGGCCCCCTGCGCGAACGCGTGCGGGACATCCTGGAGAACTCGGCCTGGATGCGGCCCCACTTTCGCATCGAGGGGATCCGCGCCGCCTTCGAGGAGCACCAGCGAGGCGCGGAGCACGATCTCCTGCTCTGGAACCTCGTGGTCCTCGCCCACTGGGGCGAGCGCATGGGCCTGAAATAGGGCGGAAGCCGCAAGCCCGGGGCGACTGCGCCGGGCGCGCCCCCGGACCGGGGGGCCGAAACCTTCGACGCGGGCCTGCGTATCAGCCCGCAGAGGAGGTGCAAGATGAACCCCGCGACCCTTCGAAAAGCCATCCTGACGACGCTCCTGGCGGCCCTCGTCCTGGCTGCGGCCGCCCCCGCCGTGGCGGGCTCAGACCCTCTGGTCCAGATCCGCGTCCAGGGCGACGGGGAGCAGGCCCTCATCGAGGTCCCCATGAAGGTCCTGGAGTTTCTGGACAAGAACCAGGTGGGGAAGGAGTTCCACGCCTGCCGCATGCACGGCCAGGACGTCACCCTTTCCCTCGGAGACATGATGAAGGCCCTGAAGCAGGCCGGATCCGGCGGCGAGACGGTCCTCATGACCATCGAGGAGGAGGGGAAGAAGCGCAGCGTGACCGTGGGCTTCGCCGATGAAAAGTCCCTCCGCCCCGGCAAGGCGCCCACCCAGGTGGTCCTCTCGGTCCGCGGCGAGAAGGGCGGAAGCGAGCCCAAGGACATCAAAATCAGCGTCCCCCTCGCCACGGTGGAGGCCATCTTCCAGGGGGTCAAGATCGAAAAGGAGGGCGACGACCAGGCCGGGCTCCTGATCCGCCAGCTCGTCCCCTTCGCCCGGGACCTGGGTACGGGCCTCCTGGCCCGCGTCGTCTCCGACGACGGCGAAGTCTCCATCGTCCTCGAATAGGTCCTTCGATGCGAAGAAAAGGGGCGGCCGGCGGCCGCCCCTTTTCTGTTGGCGCGAGACGAACGGTTTCAGGCCTTGGTCTTGAAGTCCTTTCCGACCCATCCCTTGGCCAGAAGGAGGAGGAGCGTCGAGCAGATGGCGATGCACCCGAAGATGAGCCACATCTTCTGGGGCCCGGCGGTGCCCTGAGCCGGATCGAATCCGGCGGGGCAGTATTTCTCGATCATCCACCCCGAGTAGAGGGCCGGCACGAGCACCTTGGTGAGGAACCAGGGGAGCTGGGCCACACCCATGTATTCGCCGGTCCTCCCTTCCGGCGCGATTTCGGCGGCGTACTGGAGGAACCGGGGCTGCCACATGGCCTCGCCGATGGTCATCACCACGAGGTACCCGAAGAGCGTCCAGAAGTTCGTTCCAATAGCCAGGAAGAAGGCCGGCACGGCCATGACGAAGGTCCCGATGATCATCATCGTGTAGACCTTCCGCTTGTAGGTCAGCGCCGTGATCACCGGAACGGCGATGAAGATCAGGAGGGGATTGAAGTTCGAGGCGATCTCGAACTTCTCCCCGATCCAGCCCGTGTAGCACCGCGAGACGTACTGGGGAAGGATGAGCCAGTTGTAGGTGAAGAGCGTCTGCACGGGGAT
The sequence above is a segment of the Acidobacteriota bacterium genome. Coding sequences within it:
- a CDS encoding CinA family nicotinamide mononucleotide deamidase-related protein; this encodes MPTAAFFAIGSEMTDPARGDSNGVLAAARLKEAGFDIGLVSRVEDRVEAIASALSGALETCDVVLASGGLGPTGDDLTREGAARALGVGIVEDGAWAEELTRRLASRGRALDAVNRRQALVVEGSEAIPNPRGLACGCCLRRGKAHLILLPGVPAEFREMLEGGVLPRLREAFPEQPEVRTVRAVLAGLPEASAEPVLSPWYGRRGVSVSILPHLGILRVTLTITSPPAESAADLEEEARRAFAAGWKGHLVSLDGTSLEAALGEALLRRGWTLAAAESCTGGLLAHKVVSVAGASRYFLGSVTAYDNEAKSSLLGVAPEILQRSGAVSEETARAMARGVRARFGAACAAATTGVAGPGGGSPEKPAGTVWVAVGTPEGEWAHRVHLPLDRLSVMEFSAHMALYHLWRRVRGAAAP
- a CDS encoding lysophospholipid acyltransferase family protein, which gives rise to MNLKQALKAAAYATAKGAFGTLLRPYFRVRVIGGENLPAQGGVLVAANHASFVDPLVLGAFLRRRLWFIMAEEQFRKPVVHLFSRLMDVIPVQAGAAFQLAPIKKALSLLKGGRVVAIFPEGRRSGTGKLLPGQPGLGLLAVRAQVPILPVAIAGTREAYPVGRTIPKPGRVTLYVGKPLTGLARLKPEELSERVMDALAELLESNGHGDYLEAAPAGG
- the asnB gene encoding asparagine synthase (glutamine-hydrolyzing), with the translated sequence MCGICGEVAFGGGADPERVRAMARALGHRGPDGEGLWSSPDAALGHRRLAIIDLSDAASQPMASPDGRYRIVFNGEIYNFLDVRAELESLGERFSTRSDTEVLLRALTVWGLPGLAKINGMWGFALWDARERTLLLSRDRVGVKPLYWVRTPRGIAFASEIPPLLLHPAVGREIHPAALAEQVACRYVLAPRTLLKDVKKLPPGHILSISEGGVRLFPYWRLPLEPPEGTTPLREEEAVTRFGDCFEASVRRQLIADVPVGVLLSGGVDSSALAAAVRRCGQEKLSTFTVAFAGKGAYDERLWARAVATTLRADHHELVITPEAFAESLEGVLARLDDPVADSAVLPLYHVCALASRHVKVLLSGQGADEILGGYHLERVLKQIRAIVLLRGIPGARHAARAIARRDPKRAYLLRWEELRSASPGQIPGRIRYDLTLPLGEARVRSLLIDPPPPPYDRTLDAFYMEVPSHRGPLDAMLSVLVKGWLADNLLNHSDRMSMAHSLEMRVPFLDGPLVDFAFALPESMKVRGSVTKHVLKRYAVEAGVPRHVAYRRKKGFPVPWGAWVRGPLRERVRDILENSAWMRPHFRIEGIRAAFEEHQRGAEHDLLLWNLVVLAHWGERMGLK